TGAATCTGAGGAGATCATTTCAAGAAACATGTTGCCTGAAAGTCTCGAGTGTCTAATTTAATTTGCtataaaaaaaaccatagaCCCTACAATAAAAATCTCTTGATTCTCCTATATATGATCTGGAAATCTTTTGCCTCATACACTCTACTACTTTCCTCTGCTGCATTCCCAGGACACACAGTTACTTCTCTGGGATCTTGAAATGGATGAGATCGTAGTTCCACTTAGGCGACCACCGGGAGGATCTCCCACTTACAGCACAGGAAGCCAATCAGCTCACTGGGACAATGTCATaccagtgggaactcttcaacCCGCTCCTTGCAAACGTGATGTTCCAAAGCTCTCACCAATCATAGCTCACCGAGTTCACACTGAGCCCCTCTCTGGCTTGATGTTCACACAAGAATCAGTCGTTACAGCTTGCCGAGAAGGCCATATAAAGATTTGGACACGGCCCAGTGACTCAGAAACACAATCCAATAGCTGCCCAGAAGCAAATCCGACAAGTGCCCTCCTGAGCACAAGCTCCCCTAAAGACAACAAAACTTCACTGAGCAGCAAGGGCATCAGTGGTTCTAGTTTCAAGCAATGACAGAGATGCTGTCTGAAAATCAGGTGCTATTACTATTTAGTCATGTTTCTCCTTCttaagtgaaaaagaaaaagaaaccttaAAGAAAAAACCCTGTGAATAAAATTCGactgggttttgttttttattctaaaaCAAAGATCAATATCTGAGCTCTGACTTTAAATTGGAGGCTGACAAAGTTTGTGGGCATAGAAGAGAATATATGGGTGAGAGACGAAAGAGAAATTTCTGATGTgattataagaaagaaaacaaaatgtgttCTCCCATCAGCCAATATTTCCACTTGTGTGCTTTAGAAAGAAGACACTCtttattttcatgatttttgcGTACACTAAACGAttccttctctgtttttttttttttttttttttttttttttttttttttttNTTCTTGGAAATTATGTAAAGGATATGTACATTACAgcaccaaaagaaacaaagataataaaATTCGAAGTCTTTAACAATGCAACAGTATTTGTTcatcatattccaaaatccaAAGTCACATTGCCATgtcaacaacaatttatgttgCCATTCACGGATGATGGGTCCTCTTCCTTTGTTTTCGAGTTTTAGAGCTTTCATGATATCACTTACACTCACTAGAGGTTTAACATTCCAAATACCATCGAGATCCAGTTCCTGAATAATGCTATCTTGAATGTTTAGATAAACGTTTCGTTTCTTCTCAAGTTCATAATCCAGGCTATTCCCGCCGTTACCATCATCAGTACGCAACAACAATAGTGATGTCAAGAGGGTATCACGCCATAAGTCTTTAATTTCTCGTAGAAGAAACCTGTGAGTACTCTTAGTCTCGATGTAGCCGGGACCTCTGGATCATCAAGTTGTACGTCGTTATTCTTCAACTGAAGAGGAAGGATCAACGGTAAGAATCTCTCCGTAGCACGGTGTATATGAACAATTGTTTTAGCGTCACTGCTCTTCCGCTTCATGGAGACTTTGAAAATGTAGTCGGCAACGGGAACGAATTTTCCGTTGGCATTATCCTTGTAAACCATTCCCATAAACGGGAGAGACTGAGCCGCATACAGAGCGAGCCTTCTTTGTTCCCCACTGAAGACGCATCTTCAGTGTTGATATTGTCCAGGTTTACTCTCAATCATACGGCCCTGTACTTCATCCTTCTATTGTGAATGTAAATAGTCATTGAACATGACAAGAAAACTACGTACGGGCATGTTGTCGATTGCGATATCAATATCATTAAATTCTTGCCTCATAGGCTTGTCGCGCACCCAACCACCAACGACACGAAGTTGTGTGTTGGGGACGGCATGAAGAAGCAGATCAAATATTACACGTTCCTTCTCAGTGATAACGATCTCTTTCAGATCCATGGTCCTCATCTGATGGAGGAGAAACGTATTTATGCTATAAATAACGCTCAAATACTATCAACCAAGCCTTTTCAATCTAGAATAACACCGGAGTTATGAGAAACTTGAGTAGAAAGCAAAAAGTGTGTCTCttaacaaaaacccaaaatatgCAAAGCAAATTAGCAAAACTTTtcctaattctttttttttggcaattgcCTATCAAATCATGATCActagataaaacaaaaagtttaaagGTAACAAAAATTTGTCGTTATGATCCCTactagataaaaaaaagtttgaaggaCTAAACTTTGGATcaatatttgtcaaaaaaaaaaatcaaatatatcatttagtagaatatttttcatattttctcttGAGTTTAGCTAAAAATCAAATCGAATCAGCAACCCAATCCAACACTCAGAAGCAAATCCTACAAGtgcaaatatatcatttattagtactatattttctcataattaatttagctaaaaattagtaatttttgttGACATGGTTACCTTATACTTTTCTTAGCTTTACACCAATTTGTTTCAACAATTCTTTAAATAATATGCGAGACCACTATTAACCAGAtatattggaaaacaaaacaaagaaccgTGACAAGACCTACAAGAGATAAATTAAGGGAAGACTAACCAACCGATTTTTTTGGCTATATTCATTGCTTCGTCCACTCCGCTCTCAATCATACTTCTAAACTGATGACTTGACGACATAAATGATACTACTATCACTTTAACTTATttgacaattaccataaaacaAACTTATCTAGTATTTCGTGTATATATGCGTAAGAAAAACCTTCTTTCTCCACTCTCCACATATGTGTGGTTAAATACGAGAGACTGATTTGCTTTATTAAAAACTAGCAAATGAAATTTGTATTGAGATTACTTCTCTCCATAGTTTAAGCATTTGATGTGTAGGCACCAccacttgagagagagagattcaagacagCTGGAAACAAAGCCAATAATtgttagaaaaattatttccagtatttttttttatatatacaaacgaAAATAGAATCGTATGGCGCATATCTCATCAAGTGTCGGTGGATTTCGATTCACTCTCCGAACCATagtctttttatttaatgaGTAATGTACATTCTAATAAATCGCTTGACTTTATTACTAGGAGATACAAAATGCGAACATGCAATTATTTGTCCCATCTCGACTGGTTGAAAcgattatgaattttattttagatgACAAGATTGTAATGAGATTAAGGATGATTATTTAGGAACTAATCCGATTATATAATTCAGGCTCCATTGGGATTTGCGTAACACTTTACCGTATCTTATCATATCAAAATCAAAGTTTAGTTTAACAACTCAACGAAGGCTTGACAACTAACCACGTGGCATGATGACGTCAGTACCActtatctctctcttcctcgtCCCTTCTCCGTTGTCACTTTATTATTACTTCACTTGAGAGCTCTTCTAAGATTCACAGATCTCTCGTTCTTTCCGACTTCCAAAACTCTCTTCAGATTTCCCACCTTTACCTTTACCTTacgaaaccctaatccccaaATCAGCATTTTcttcaaagtttcaatctttattgAGAAGAGAGTTTCATCGTTGTAGTATGTAGCTAGATCTCGAAGAACTTGCCTATGGTTCGATCAACTgggtaaacaaacaaacaaaaaaatggatctTTTGCTGATACAGAGACGTGAATCAAGAAGGGTCTGGTTTGGATTACAAAATTCGATAGTTCTCCTCGTGGGTGGAAACCATACCTCCTCCAGGTTTTGCACTCGctaaatctcttcttcttctcctcttctccccCTCAAAAACTGGTTTCTTAAAAATCGTCTCTTGAATTCCTACAAAATTCAAACTCTTCggatcttgttttttttttaactactcGGATCTTTATGGGCGTTGGAGTGCTGAAGCTGAAACTGATGCCTAGCTCATTCCGTCGGCGCGTTATCTTACGCGCCCTCGTGATCGTCTGCGCTTTCTCTGTTGTATCTGTTTTACGATTCCTCGGCGGTGAGAATGATAATAACAACGTTAATACTCAGCCGTGTAAGGTTGATGAGTGCGCCGTGAACTTCGCGTTTCTTGGTCCGTTCCTCTTCAAAGGCAACGGATTGTTATCAAACAGGTTCCTTAAACCTGTTTTGAACTATTTGGAGTCAGAGAAATGtaaggaaaacattgatttgactACTCAAGTTGTTAAAGAGCTTACTGGTATGAATCTTCTGAGTAATGATTCTAAAGCTCTCTGTATTGGTCGGAGATCGATTTCAGCTGTTCTTGCGATGAATCGACAAGGTATCTCTGATGCTAGTGTGGCTTACATGTCACCACCTGTTTTCGCTTTCAAGCATAGGAAGTTCACAAGTGAGCTACGTTACGAGGATGCATCTTTTGGCTTTGTGTTTTCTATGGATCTTGAGACAGTTACTGTCCCTGCTTCGCTTGTTTATGAGATCGAGCGTATACTTAAACGTGGTGGAACCGGGGCTATGCTTGTTGGTACTACTAGTGGATCTGACTCAAACGGGTTGGTCAGATTGGTTTCCCCTGTTTCTTCTTTGCTGAAGAACTCGAGTGTGGTTCATGTTGCTTCATTGGGTGAACAGGTTTTGGTTGTATTCAAGAAAGATGGTGAAGATAGTTTCCGCTTggatcaaactcatcatcatgacCTTCCCGCTGAGTGCTCCTCTGTTCTCAGCAACCGACCGTACATTGGACTATTGGAGCCTCTTCTAGACGAAAAGCGTTTGGATTTCGAGAGACGTATTCATTACTTGCCTGAGTTCATTGATCTCTCTTCTAGGAAGAGGTTGGTTTATATTGATGTTGGTGCAGCTGATCATCTTAAAGCCAGATCAGATTGGTTCTTCCCATCATACCCTATCGATAGGAAAGCTTTTAATAGCTATTTTGTGCATCACAACACATCTATCTTGACTTCTTATGTCAAAAGCCCTGGCGTAACCTTCATCTATCATCCGGGACTCGTAGCAACTAAAGAAACAGTAGCCGGTCATgcagatcaagaagaagaaccttttGTGGAAGATGATAGCTTTGATTTTCTAGCATGGTTCAATGAAACAGCAAGCTACGCTGATTTTGTGGTTCTGAAGATGAACACAAGCGATGCTGAGCTGAAGTTTCTCTCAGAGCTGATAAAGACAGGAGCGATCTGCTCAGTTGATGAATTGGTTCTTAACTGCACAGGGTACAGCGACTGCAGTGGTATCTTTAAAAGCCTCAGGAACAGTGGCGTCTTTGTCCATCAATGGTGGGAAGACTAATAAGCTCAATAGATGGAGctttataaactaaaaattatgttCTTTGGTAAGTTGGtgatgttatgtttttttactgTTGATATAATCTTTGCTCATGTATAGAGCAAAGCCACAGAAGTTTGCTCCAGCGACCCAGCACTTCTGTGGTTCTACCTAAATAAGTTGTCGTCTGTATGAACtttgttttgtgtatgtttCAATGAAGTTTCTTGAGTTGCGTTTGTTTCTACTGGTTTTGATGCTCTGTTTATACAACTTATAATCACAAGACCGGAACTCTCTTATAGTACCAAAGTATTCTATTTCTCTGTCTCTCAGGCTGTCTTTACATCAGTCGAAGTATCTTTACCCGCTCAGAGCCATATGTTGACAAGAATTGAATCAATCATGATCTACACATTTCAGAAATATATGtcaataatcaaaataaatttgcaCATAAGTATATTATAAGACAACTTGTAACCTGGTTCAGGTGTGCAGCTACACAAGGAAGAACCAATAGCCCTGAGTCACCAAATGCACCTCCCAATTTGCTCCACTACCGCCACCATTACCGGTTGTGTTTTCTATGCCACGAGAAAAGAACTTCCATATTAAGATATCAAATCGGTGCTAAAGGCTAACTTTGTTATTTACCTGGCTTCTTGAAACGATCAAGACTGCAGTGGCATTTTCCTTGGAGTTCTTACTACCTGAAACATATGAGAGGACACGGATCGAAACAGTATTGAATGCTAGTAGAGAAAGATGCGGCAATCTGTAGGAAACATACGAATCTTCTTTCAATACGTGTTCCAAATATTTCCCATATGCTTCTTCACTTGGTATATTTTCGACATatgttaaagaagagaaatgcATACATTCCAATGCCAACGGCGGCAAAGAAAAAACTTAGGCTTAACGGATAATAGCAGTGATATTGACCTGCTAATGGTACCTAGAATGGTATCATGAGATAAACATAGTATTAAGTTCCCCAAAACACCAGGTAAATGCACTAACAAAGTAAGGCCTTTTGAAGTAGCCAGTGAGGAGGAAGCTAATTATAATACAATGGTCTGGCTCTACTTAGCAAGTCATAAGCATGACCAAAAATGCGGTTTCTGCTATTTGATAAGCTTGTGAATGGCTCATCAATGCCGTGGGAAGTTGTACTCTTTTCAGGTAAAATAAATGTCAAAGCATAGAATCTTAACTATAGACATAATTAGAAAACAACATTAAGATTCCTGCAACAAAGCGAAACTCCAAGGCTTACCCTATACGACTTTAGAAAATTATTCAAAGGTTTTAGAAACTATTGTGTGGGATTGTGAGCCAACTTGAAAGAAGCATTAGGAGAAGCGGATGTTGGAAAGAGAGGATTTCATAATCTAGTTGGCATCCAACTTGTTCGTCCATTGAAAAAACAAGTTGGATGCCACAGTCACCGCAAGAGCAAGAGCAGCACTGCCACCAGCTAGCTCATCATTGGCAATTTTGATAAGTCAGTAGTAGAGAAGGCAAGAAAAACAGCTATGCACAAATTATTGATTACACATGTGTAAATTGAGTACGTGAGTAAGGGAAACGCCACTTGATAAGGTGGTTGACATACAGCAAAATATAGCCAGCCCTGTAAATAGCATGAGGACATAAACagtatatttcttcttttgtacGTAACTGGTGAAATTTTGCATTGCAAACAATGTTAAGGGTTAAGATGATTATACAATTGTAGTTATTGGAATAAGAAACCTGTTGTTATTATTAGTCTAAACTTTATAGAAGTAGTGGTGATAAGTTTATTAGCTTTTGACTGAATTAGATAATGCTTAATATATATTGTAGACATCTCCgactaacaaaaagaaaaccaaaaaaaaagaagaagaaaaataaactctTAAATAACACCAACAAAAACCCTTAAAACTAATTCCAATGCTTAGTGATGAGGTCTGAAAATGCATAACCAGGGCCGCCACCTGTTGCAGCGGTGAATAGGTGAGAGCGTCTTGGGAACATCCGGCAAAGTAACGTCTTCGGTTGATGGTTGCACCGTGACTCGAAGCTTAATGCCAGCCTGACAAAGACCGGTCTTTAAGCTTACAAAATAATGCGCTCCTGGTTTGGTGAGCTTAATGAGATCGTGTCCCGTCTTGTACACAGCTACGGTAGAATTTGGTTCACATGATCTGAAGTCAAGATCATCGCTGATTTCTCTAACGTCGTTgagtttgttgttgtattgGAAAAAGAGAGTATCTCCAACACGAAATTGTCTATCTTTACTCCACCTATAATAGTAGTAACTGTTGTACACACTCCATCCTTTAGAATCACCTACCTTGTAGATCTTTCCTCTCTTGCTCGGGGGTGGTGGTGGCGGAGAAGTCGGACGTGGCGGTTCATGGTTCATGCTCTGTGGTGGAGGAGGAATCTGACGTGAAGGGCCATGGTTCTTGCTTGGTGATGGTGGAGGAGCCGGACGTGACGGTTCATGGACCTtgctcggtggtggtggtgaaggaATCGGAGGTGACAGGTCATTGACGACAAAAACGTCATATTTAAGTCCCGAGACGCGGCATTGAAATTCATTTGAGGTGATGAAGTAGTGATGTCCTGGTTCCTTGAAGGTAACAACATCATATCCGGTGTTGTAAACAACTTTAGGAGCAGAAGAATTGCATGAATCATACTCTAAGGCGGTGGAAACTTGAGCAACGTCGTTGATGTTTTGATCGTACTCGAAGACGATGGAATCTCCGACGTGGAATTTCTTATGTTCAGCCCAAGAGTCGTCCTTGATAGTCCATCCATAGTCACCACCGACTGTGTATAGTTTAGCCGAGGTGCAACtcaagagaaacatgatcacGAGCATGAAGCCAAAGATCTTCTTGGTGACCATGATTCCGATCGTATGAATAGGAAGAAGAACGATGATGAGATGTTTAATGAAACTCAGCTATGGCCTATGGATGAATGTGTTGATGAAAAAGAAGTCACATATGTGCTCTATTTATATAGCTCTACGATCCCTAAATCATAATCCTTGTCCTTTTAGGATTCTCTAGATGAATCCTTTTCtgattgggttttttttttttttttatagtgtttCTAGTTTTGTGggatatctaattttattttatataagatattaaTATGTTCCTAGTTATATAGGCCTGTCCGGTGATTAACTTGAGTTTATCTATACAGCAAACTATTGCATCTATCTCTTCATTTCCATAATTATTAGATTATATACCCCTCTTGGAAGAGTATATACAAGTGGCAATTTCCCGAATTCTGTGACAATCAAATTTACGCagtgttcttcatcatcaaaaatcATCTGGCACTCGATGGGTTCTGATAATATTGGCACTGAATGGGTCCTAAGAATATATTATCATGTAACCCATATATATAGCGGGAACGTCTCTTACTGCCTATAAAACTTCAGTGGGGGTCATCTCACTTCTTCAAGATTAGGCATTCCTATGGTGATCTATTGTGACAACATTTAAAGTTACTTATTTTTGTGCTAATTCGGGTTTACACTTTCGTATGAAGCATGTTGCATTAGCCTATCACATCCAGAAGACCAGCTTCGAGTTGGTCACGTTTCTTTTGAGGATCAGTTTGCGGATTCGCTCACTAAACCTCTTATGAAATGAAAAAACTTGCCGTTTTGTCAACGGGTGAGTTAATACAAGGATTGCTTGCCGTTTTGTCAACGCATCCCTCGTGTCTCGCTCTGGTATCCGATTGGCTAAAGTCTCTTAAAGTGCTGCTGCGGGTGCTACAAAAGTTTTTCATTTCATAAGCCCGTATAGATAAAATAGCCTGATGATTTACAAAACACTTGGAACATATATAGTTAGTAACTTGAGTTCTAATCCCTCCATAGTGCATATATaccacaaacaagaacaatgagaagctctctctctatatacaAACAGGCAAATAGCAACGTAGCAAAGCTCACTGGTTCCTGTCATTAGTGTTGACTGTTATCTCCAAAAGCCT
The Camelina sativa cultivar DH55 chromosome 6, Cs, whole genome shotgun sequence genome window above contains:
- the LOC104699108 gene encoding uclacyanin 1-like — translated: MVTKKIFGFMLVIMFLLSCTSAKLYTVGGDYGWTIKDDSWAEHKKFHVGDSIVFEYDQNINDVAQVSTALEYDSCNSSAPKVVYNTGYDVVTFKEPGHHYFITSNEFQCRVSGLKYDVFVVNDLSPPIPSPPPPSKVHEPSRPAPPPSPSKNHGPSRQIPPPPQSMNHEPPRPTSPPPPPPSKRGKIYKVGDSKGWSVYNSYYYYRWSKDRQFRVGDTLFFQYNNKLNDVREISDDLDFRSCEPNSTVAVYKTGHDLIKLTKPGAHYFVSLKTGLCQAGIKLRVTVQPSTEDVTLPDVPKTLSPIHRCNRWRPWLCIFRPHH
- the LOC104791605 gene encoding uncharacterized protein LOC104791605, giving the protein MGVGVLKLKLMPSSFRRRVILRALVIVCAFSVVSVLRFLGGENDNNNVNTQPCKVDECAVNFAFLGPFLFKGNGLLSNRFLKPVLNYLESEKCKENIDLTTQVVKELTGMNLLSNDSKALCIGRRSISAVLAMNRQGISDASVAYMSPPVFAFKHRKFTSELRYEDASFGFVFSMDLETVTVPASLVYEIERILKRGGTGAMLVGTTSGSDSNGLVRLVSPVSSLLKNSSVVHVASLGEQVLVVFKKDGEDSFRLDQTHHHDLPAECSSVLSNRPYIGLLEPLLDEKRLDFERRIHYLPEFIDLSSRKRLVYIDVGAADHLKARSDWFFPSYPIDRKAFNSYFVHHNTSILTSYVKSPGVTFIYHPGLVATKETVAGHADQEEEPFVEDDSFDFLAWFNETASYADFVVLKMNTSDAELKFLSELIKTGAICSVDELVLNCTGYSDCSGIFKSLRNSGVFVHQWWED